One genomic segment of Gadus chalcogrammus isolate NIFS_2021 chromosome 3, NIFS_Gcha_1.0, whole genome shotgun sequence includes these proteins:
- the LOC130379121 gene encoding transcription elongation factor 1 homolog, whose translation MGRRKSKRKPPPKKKLTGDLDTQFTCPFCNHEKSCDVKMERTRNTGIISCTVCLEEFQTPITYLSEAVDVYSDWIDACESANQ comes from the exons ATGGGTCGTCGCAAGTCCAAAAGGAAGCCCCCTCCTAAGAAGAAGCTGACGGGGGACCTGGACACGCAGTTCACTTGTCCCTTCTGTAACCACGAGAAGTCCTGCGATGTTAAAAT GGAAAGAACCAGAAATACTGGAATAATATCCTGCACCGTCTGCCTGGAGGAGTTCCAGACACCTATCACAT ATCTGTCAGAGGCCGTGGACGTGTACAGTGATTGGATCGATGCCTGTGAATCAGCCAATCAGTAG
- the pld6 gene encoding mitochondrial cardiolipin hydrolase, which yields MSAVWTLKALGLGAVGLTLSVEVLGWFFRRFGSKGFLKEVIFFPTEFACVEHVFEPTLQCLCPLPHGLETSLARLLRHVLSAKSTLDICVFAFSNMDLSRAVLALHSRGLVIRILIDKDYGGITGSQIGPLRRAGIRVRYDSGAVHMHHKFALVDGRRLVTGSLNWTLQAVQKNKENVMVTEEPRLVTPFVQEFQRLWDANDPEGCGRAAPPPQQGTERQGTERQGTERQGTERQGTERKGTERQGTERQGTERKGTERQGTERKGT from the exons ATGTCCGCGGTGTGGACCTTGAAGGCCCTGGGTCTCGGGGCCGTGGGCCTGActctgagtgtggaggtgttgggCTGGTTCTTCAGGAGATTCGGGTCTAAAGGATTCCTGAAAGAAGTCATATTCTTCCCCACCGAATTCGCATGTGTGGAGCATGTGTTCGAACCAACTTT GCAGTGTCTCTGTCCGTTACCACATGGCTTAGAGACGTCTTTGGCCCGCCTTCTCCGCCACGTCCTCTCGGCCAAATCCACCCTggacatctgtgtgtttgccttcTCCAACATGGACCTCAGCAGAGCGGTCCTGGCCCTCCACTCCAGGGGCCTGGTCATCCGGATCCTCATAGACAAGGACTACGGCGGCATCACTGGCTCCCAGATCGGGCCGCTGCGCAGAGCAG GTATCCGCGTGCGCTATGACTCGGGCGCCGTGCACATGCACCACAAGTTTGCGTTGGTGGACGGGCGGCGGCTGGTGACGGGCTCCCTCAACTGGACGCTGCAGGCGGTGCAGAAGAACAAGGAGAACgtcatggtgacggaggagccCCGCCTGGTCACGCCCTTCGTCCAGGAGTTCCAGCGCCTGTGGGACGCCAATGACCCGGAGGGCTGCGGCCGAgccgcccccccgccgcagCAAGGCACCGAGCGGCAAGGCACCGAGCGGCAAGGCACCGAGCGGCAAGGCACCGAGCGGCAAGGCACCGAGCGGAAAGGCACCGAGCGGCAAGGCACCGAGCGGCAAGGCACCGAGCGGAAAGGCACCGAGCGGCAAGGCACCGAGCGGAAAGGCACTTGA
- the LOC130379120 gene encoding ras-related protein Rab-3D-like isoform X1 produces MVVGISGGPGNKRKVGGAATLGRRARLSDRRSASRQMAVVGDQGAGPETQVQRDSADQNFDYMFKLLIIGNSSVGKTSFLFRYADNSFTSAFVSTVGIDFKVKTIYRNEKRVKLQIWDTAGQERYRTITTAYYRGAMGFLLMYDITSQESFSAVQDWATQVKTYSWDNAQVVLVGNKVDLEEDRQVPTADGQRLASELGFQFFETSAKDNINVKQVFDKLVDVICERMNETVNGELAGVSTNEKGASLTDKPPSSQSGCAC; encoded by the exons ATGGTTGTAGGCATTTCTGGAGGTCCGGGGAATAAGCGCAAGGTAGGAGGAGCAGCAACCCTTGGGCGTCGCGCAAGGCTCAGTGACCGGAGGAGCGCCTCGAGACAG ATGGCTGTAGTCGGAGACCAGGGGGCCGGGCCGGAGACGCAGGTCCAGAGGGACTCAGCCGACCAGAACTTCGACTACATGTTCAAGCTGCTGATCATCGGCAACAGCAGTGTGGGCAAGACGTCCTTCCTCTTCCGCTACGCCGACAACTCCTTCACCTCGGCCTTCGTCAGCACGGTGGGCATCGACTTCAAGGTGAAGACCATCTACAGGAACGAGAAGAGGGTGAAGCTGCAGATATGG gacacAGCAGGCCAGGAGCGCTACAGGACCATCACCACAGCCTACTACAGGGGCGCAATGGGCTTCCTGCTCATGTATGACATCACCAGCCAGGAGTCCTTCTCCGCTGTTCAAGACTG GGCCACCCAGGTGAAGACGTACTCCTGGGACAATGCTCAAGTGGTCTTGGTGGGCAACAAGGTAGATCtcgaggaggacagacaggtcCCCACGGCGGACGGCCAAAGGCTCGCCAGCGAGCTAG GCTTCCAGTTCTTTGAGACCAGCGCTAAGGACAACATCAACGTGAAGCAAGTCTTTGACAAGCTGGTGGATGTCATCTGTGAAAGGATGAATGAAACGGTCAATGGCGAGCTGGCCGGTGTCTCAACCAATGAGAAAGGAGCCAGCCTCACGGACAAGCCCCCGAGCAGTCAAAGTGGATGTGCCTGCTGA
- the LOC130379120 gene encoding ras-related protein Rab-3D-like isoform X2: MAVVGDQGAGPETQVQRDSADQNFDYMFKLLIIGNSSVGKTSFLFRYADNSFTSAFVSTVGIDFKVKTIYRNEKRVKLQIWDTAGQERYRTITTAYYRGAMGFLLMYDITSQESFSAVQDWATQVKTYSWDNAQVVLVGNKVDLEEDRQVPTADGQRLASELGFQFFETSAKDNINVKQVFDKLVDVICERMNETVNGELAGVSTNEKGASLTDKPPSSQSGCAC; this comes from the exons ATGGCTGTAGTCGGAGACCAGGGGGCCGGGCCGGAGACGCAGGTCCAGAGGGACTCAGCCGACCAGAACTTCGACTACATGTTCAAGCTGCTGATCATCGGCAACAGCAGTGTGGGCAAGACGTCCTTCCTCTTCCGCTACGCCGACAACTCCTTCACCTCGGCCTTCGTCAGCACGGTGGGCATCGACTTCAAGGTGAAGACCATCTACAGGAACGAGAAGAGGGTGAAGCTGCAGATATGG gacacAGCAGGCCAGGAGCGCTACAGGACCATCACCACAGCCTACTACAGGGGCGCAATGGGCTTCCTGCTCATGTATGACATCACCAGCCAGGAGTCCTTCTCCGCTGTTCAAGACTG GGCCACCCAGGTGAAGACGTACTCCTGGGACAATGCTCAAGTGGTCTTGGTGGGCAACAAGGTAGATCtcgaggaggacagacaggtcCCCACGGCGGACGGCCAAAGGCTCGCCAGCGAGCTAG GCTTCCAGTTCTTTGAGACCAGCGCTAAGGACAACATCAACGTGAAGCAAGTCTTTGACAAGCTGGTGGATGTCATCTGTGAAAGGATGAATGAAACGGTCAATGGCGAGCTGGCCGGTGTCTCAACCAATGAGAAAGGAGCCAGCCTCACGGACAAGCCCCCGAGCAGTCAAAGTGGATGTGCCTGCTGA